Proteins from a genomic interval of Oscillatoria salina IIICB1:
- a CDS encoding PAS domain-containing hybrid sensor histidine kinase/response regulator, whose product MSQKIPPSKITQKLGNVEIRGFTPANPDQEKVWMASYYPVDLLDGNRGVGAVMIEITHRIHAEEALRESQGKLLEAQHLAQIGSWEVSVGEAFDLNEARFLGSPELFRIYGIEPQEDFRFARLLECHPVEDRQQWQEAMIRLLENLTPYNLDLRFHRPDGELGYINIIGRATQEEGQITKVYGTIMDVSEPKRIEAQLMRQNQALEDAIAIAQAADSANQAKSEFLANMSHEIRTPMNAILGVSELLLRGQVSPEQRNLLEMLRANGKKLLKLIDDILDLSKIEARKLNLHSRPFNLDELLQSLNDSFASQANQKQIQLNLEVAANVPNDLTGDDFRLNQVLSNLVSNAIKFTEVGEVKITVSRVAEENAIATLRFTVQDTGIGIAPEQQENLFQPFTQADSSTTRQYGGTGLGLTICRRIVQLMNGEIGVESNLGEGSTFWLTVPLERVSTSVDAGESSATPATTTLSASRSTPRILLAEDNADNRVLLSFMLRELGYEADEVENGREALERINNGDYDIVFMDCMMPVMDGYEATQALRQQEGEERHTIVIGLTANAMEGDRERCLEVGMDEYLSKPASLEDLERILHYWSEILNRR is encoded by the coding sequence CGGTGATGATTGAAATTACTCATCGCATTCATGCTGAAGAAGCGCTGCGGGAAAGTCAAGGAAAACTGCTCGAAGCCCAACATCTGGCTCAAATTGGCAGTTGGGAAGTCAGCGTCGGGGAAGCTTTTGACTTGAATGAAGCAAGATTTCTGGGTTCGCCAGAATTATTTAGGATTTATGGTATCGAACCGCAAGAGGATTTCCGTTTTGCCCGATTACTCGAATGTCATCCTGTAGAAGACCGCCAGCAATGGCAGGAAGCGATGATACGGTTGCTGGAAAATCTTACGCCTTACAATTTAGATTTGCGGTTTCATCGTCCCGATGGCGAACTGGGCTATATCAACATTATCGGACGGGCGACTCAGGAAGAAGGACAGATTACGAAGGTTTACGGCACAATTATGGACGTGAGCGAACCCAAACGGATCGAAGCTCAACTGATGCGTCAAAATCAAGCTTTAGAAGATGCGATCGCGATCGCTCAAGCTGCGGATTCTGCTAATCAAGCAAAAAGTGAGTTTCTCGCGAATATGAGTCACGAAATTCGCACGCCGATGAATGCTATTCTTGGGGTCAGCGAGCTTTTATTGCGGGGTCAAGTTAGTCCCGAACAACGCAATCTGTTAGAAATGCTCAGAGCTAATGGGAAAAAACTCCTCAAACTGATTGACGACATTCTCGATCTCTCGAAAATTGAAGCGAGAAAGTTAAATTTGCATAGTCGTCCTTTCAATTTGGATGAACTTTTGCAATCTCTGAATGATTCTTTTGCTTCCCAAGCTAACCAAAAACAAATTCAACTCAACTTGGAAGTTGCAGCCAATGTCCCCAACGACTTAACTGGGGACGATTTCCGACTCAATCAGGTGTTGAGTAATCTGGTAAGCAATGCGATTAAATTTACTGAAGTTGGAGAGGTGAAGATTACTGTATCTCGTGTAGCTGAAGAAAACGCGATCGCTACTTTACGCTTTACCGTCCAAGATACAGGCATTGGTATCGCCCCAGAACAACAAGAAAACCTCTTTCAACCTTTCACCCAAGCGGATAGTTCCACAACCCGTCAGTATGGGGGAACGGGCTTAGGTTTAACTATCTGTCGCCGAATTGTGCAGTTGATGAATGGAGAAATTGGCGTAGAAAGCAATTTAGGTGAAGGTTCTACTTTTTGGCTTACTGTACCACTAGAGCGAGTTAGTACCTCGGTTGACGCGGGCGAATCTTCAGCAACTCCAGCAACCACAACACTTTCAGCATCGCGTTCAACTCCGAGAATCCTGCTTGCGGAAGATAATGCTGATAACCGCGTTCTTTTGTCATTTATGTTGCGAGAGTTGGGTTATGAAGCAGATGAGGTGGAAAATGGTCGAGAAGCTTTAGAACGCATTAACAACGGGGATTATGACATTGTGTTTATGGATTGTATGATGCCTGTGATGGACGGTTATGAAGCTACCCAAGCTTTGCGTCAACAAGAAGGAGAAGAACGTCATACAATTGTAATCGGACTCACTGCTAACGCAATGGAAGGCGATCGTGAAAGATGTCTGGAAGTGGGAATGGATGAATATCTCAGCAAACCTGCGAGTTTGGAGGATTTGGAACGGATTTTGCACTACTGGAGCGAAATTTTAAACCGACGTTAG
- a CDS encoding NUDIX hydrolase — MSKLRKWKILASRLVLDNIWCRVRQDTIQLSNGKIIDDYFVNVRPDIAVVLPVTRNQEVVFVRQYRHGVEEILLELPAGRFNSESEAGETAAARELTEETGYVAEKLVKLATLFDNPPKDTNRIHLYIALDVIPTGKQQLDLTEEIEVVLVPLTEVKAKIFAGEICVSGTIAAIFLGLNYLEQQLIPSCVQR, encoded by the coding sequence ATGTCCAAGTTACGCAAGTGGAAAATTTTAGCTTCTCGATTAGTATTAGACAACATTTGGTGTCGAGTGCGACAAGATACAATTCAGTTGTCGAATGGAAAGATTATTGATGACTATTTTGTTAATGTTAGACCAGACATTGCCGTAGTTTTGCCAGTTACTCGTAACCAAGAAGTTGTTTTTGTACGTCAGTATCGACATGGTGTAGAAGAAATTTTATTAGAGTTACCTGCGGGTAGATTTAACTCAGAGTCAGAAGCTGGAGAAACTGCGGCTGCGCGAGAATTAACTGAAGAAACAGGATATGTTGCCGAAAAGTTAGTTAAATTAGCCACTTTGTTTGATAATCCACCGAAAGATACAAATAGAATTCATTTGTATATCGCCCTTGATGTTATTCCTACTGGTAAACAACAATTAGATTTAACAGAAGAAATCGAAGTAGTTTTGGTTCCTTTAACTGAAGTAAAAGCCAAGATATTTGCTGGAGAAATTTGCGTTTCTGGAACGATCGCGGCTATCTTCCTCGGACTCAATTATCTCGAACAGCAGTTGATACCAAGTTGCGTCCAGAGATAG
- the petN gene encoding cytochrome b6-f complex subunit PetN encodes MDILTLGWVGVLTLFTWSIAMVIWGRNGF; translated from the coding sequence ATGGATATTTTGACGCTTGGTTGGGTTGGAGTCTTGACTTTGTTCACTTGGTCGATTGCAATGGTTATTTGGGGTCGTAACGGTTTCTAA
- a CDS encoding glutamate cyclase domain-containing protein, with protein sequence MTNYSEKVLAKIAKIESICSQDVGRGIEPLAQFSRGELCGAAKSLAEHSSPHVAIMTGFFIPHGNPPAAETDGPIAAAHLAAGLIRAGIPVRLVSDRFCLDAVKIAAEAAKVPADTAFDVLGEDVSQVTSILNSWERGSKSISHLISIERAGPSFDGKIRNMKGKDITAYTAPLHLLFSKSNATTIAIGDGGNELGMGKLPLELVINNISQGEKITCVIPSDYLIVCGVSNWGGLGLLAALSLLRPDLQANLTKGLNSDTDYRILQTLIEQKVAVDGVTGLPTLSVDNLPWEVHRQVLEYICQAADLT encoded by the coding sequence ATGACTAATTATTCTGAAAAAGTCTTAGCGAAAATAGCAAAAATTGAAAGTATTTGTAGTCAGGATGTAGGTAGAGGAATTGAGCCATTAGCACAGTTTAGCAGAGGAGAATTATGCGGTGCAGCGAAATCTTTGGCTGAACATTCTTCACCTCATGTGGCTATTATGACAGGTTTTTTTATTCCTCACGGAAATCCTCCGGCTGCGGAAACTGATGGTCCGATCGCTGCTGCTCATTTAGCCGCAGGGCTGATTCGGGCGGGAATTCCAGTAAGATTAGTTAGCGATCGCTTTTGTCTCGATGCAGTGAAAATTGCTGCTGAAGCCGCAAAAGTCCCGGCTGACACTGCTTTTGATGTCTTGGGGGAAGATGTCAGCCAAGTTACCTCGATTCTCAATTCCTGGGAAAGGGGATCTAAGTCGATTTCTCATCTGATTTCGATTGAAAGAGCCGGACCCAGTTTTGATGGTAAAATCCGTAATATGAAAGGTAAAGATATCACAGCCTACACAGCGCCTTTACATCTTCTTTTTAGCAAAAGTAACGCTACAACGATCGCTATTGGTGATGGCGGTAATGAGTTAGGTATGGGGAAATTACCTCTAGAATTGGTCATCAATAATATCAGTCAAGGCGAAAAAATTACTTGTGTTATTCCTAGCGATTATCTCATCGTTTGCGGTGTTTCTAATTGGGGAGGTTTAGGTTTATTGGCTGCTCTCTCTTTACTCAGACCCGATCTACAAGCTAACTTAACTAAAGGATTAAATTCAGACACCGATTATCGTATTTTACAGACTCTTATCGAGCAAAAAGTTGCTGTGGATGGCGTTACAGGTTTGCCAACTTTATCAGTGGATAATTTACCTTGGGAAGTTCATCGTCAAGTCTTAGAATATATTTGTCAAGCCGCCGATTTAACTTAA
- the murD gene encoding UDP-N-acetylmuramoyl-L-alanine--D-glutamate ligase: MAEIEGKSILILGYGREGQSVHKYLLKHYPDRVIGIADLNEVKDCFDSKAKIHSGANYLSAISEYDVIVRSPGITLLTPEIQAARSSGKEVTSATNIFLSECQGTIVGITGTKGKSTTSTLIFAILSKHYPDVKLVGNIGQPSLDYLEGANEETIFVLELSSYQLSDVQSSPNISVLLNIVPEHLDYHGGFAGYVAAKENILKYQTKQDIIVGNPNHETVGQAIHKSVAQKIYFSPEKNFDYDYTAYIEDGYIISQLQNGSKEKVISVEEIPLIGFGNLENTLAATTVGIILNVPTALIAEAIKEFKPLRHRLEFVGEYRGIRFYDDSIATIPEAAINAIAALGDDVETLILGGHDRGLDFSELGTYIISKPIKTLILFPDTGTRIWSAVCQAEPEEKKRPQKYDVTSMEEAVKIVYSNTSPGKVCLLSPASPRTRWLFHSFDERGDTFKKYAIELGKSLEV, translated from the coding sequence ATGGCAGAAATTGAAGGTAAATCAATCTTAATTCTGGGATACGGTAGAGAAGGACAAAGTGTTCATAAATACTTATTAAAACACTATCCAGATCGAGTTATTGGAATTGCCGATCTAAATGAAGTTAAAGATTGCTTTGACTCCAAAGCAAAAATTCATAGCGGTGCAAATTACTTATCTGCTATTTCCGAATATGATGTCATTGTACGTTCTCCGGGAATCACTTTACTAACACCCGAAATACAAGCTGCGCGATCGTCAGGAAAAGAGGTTACTTCAGCAACTAACATTTTTTTGTCAGAATGTCAAGGTACTATCGTAGGAATTACAGGAACTAAAGGCAAAAGTACCACTTCCACGCTCATTTTTGCCATCCTGAGTAAGCATTATCCTGATGTAAAATTAGTTGGTAATATCGGTCAACCATCTCTAGATTATTTAGAAGGAGCAAATGAAGAGACAATTTTCGTTTTAGAACTTTCTAGTTACCAATTATCTGACGTTCAATCTAGTCCAAATATCTCAGTTTTACTAAATATTGTTCCCGAACATCTCGATTATCATGGCGGTTTTGCAGGTTATGTCGCTGCGAAAGAAAATATTTTGAAATATCAAACAAAGCAAGATATTATTGTTGGTAATCCCAATCATGAAACTGTCGGTCAAGCAATTCACAAAAGTGTAGCCCAGAAAATTTATTTTTCCCCAGAAAAAAATTTTGATTATGACTATACAGCTTACATAGAAGATGGATATATTATTAGCCAGCTTCAAAATGGAAGCAAGGAAAAAGTTATTTCTGTAGAGGAGATTCCCCTAATTGGCTTTGGCAATTTAGAAAATACGTTAGCAGCAACTACAGTAGGAATAATCTTGAATGTACCTACTGCTTTAATTGCTGAAGCAATTAAAGAATTCAAGCCCCTCAGACATCGTTTAGAGTTTGTTGGTGAATATCGAGGAATTCGCTTTTACGATGATTCGATTGCGACAATTCCCGAAGCTGCGATTAATGCGATCGCGGCTTTAGGAGATGACGTAGAAACGCTAATTCTGGGAGGTCACGATCGCGGACTTGACTTTTCTGAGTTAGGCACTTATATTATTAGTAAACCGATTAAAACTTTGATTCTATTTCCCGACACAGGAACCCGAATTTGGTCAGCAGTTTGTCAAGCTGAACCAGAGGAGAAAAAACGACCTCAGAAATATGATGTTACCTCGATGGAAGAAGCAGTAAAAATTGTTTACAGCAATACGTCACCGGGTAAAGTTTGCTTGCTTTCACCTGCTTCTCCTCGGACTCGTTGGTTATTTCACAGTTTTGACGAGAGAGGAGATACTTTTAAAAAGTATGCAATTGAATTAGGAAAATCTCTAGAAGTTTAA
- a CDS encoding putative hydro-lyase, which translates to MKSSLNPAEIRQLCRTGKLVTPTPGLASGYVQANLVILPKLLAFDFLLFCQRNPKPCPVLDVTEVGNPEPKIIASGADVRTDLPRYRIFRNGNLGEEVTEITEFWRDDLVAFLIGCSFSFEAAMLRVGLPVRHIEEGKNVPMYKTNIPCLSAGVFSGNLVVSMRPLSMNQAIQAVQITGRYAKAHGSPIQIGDPAAIGIKEIDSPDFGDSVTINEGELPVFWACGVTTQLAILEAKPELAITHAPGHMFVSDLKDDCLGF; encoded by the coding sequence ATGAAATCATCTTTAAACCCTGCGGAAATTCGCCAGCTTTGTCGAACTGGAAAATTAGTCACTCCTACACCAGGTTTAGCCTCTGGATATGTCCAAGCTAATTTGGTAATTCTACCTAAATTATTAGCCTTTGATTTCTTGCTTTTCTGTCAGCGCAATCCTAAACCTTGTCCAGTTTTAGATGTAACTGAAGTAGGAAATCCGGAACCAAAAATTATCGCTTCGGGGGCAGATGTGAGGACAGATTTACCTCGGTATCGGATTTTTCGTAATGGCAATTTAGGAGAAGAAGTAACAGAAATTACTGAATTTTGGCGCGACGATTTAGTGGCTTTTTTGATTGGTTGTTCGTTTTCCTTTGAAGCGGCAATGTTGCGTGTGGGTTTACCTGTGAGACATATTGAAGAAGGAAAAAATGTGCCGATGTATAAAACAAATATTCCTTGTTTATCCGCAGGAGTTTTTTCGGGAAATTTAGTAGTTTCGATGCGTCCTTTATCTATGAATCAAGCGATTCAAGCGGTACAAATTACTGGACGTTATGCAAAAGCACATGGATCGCCAATTCAAATTGGCGATCCGGCTGCAATTGGAATTAAGGAAATAGATAGTCCAGATTTTGGCGATTCGGTAACTATCAATGAGGGAGAATTACCTGTATTCTGGGCTTGTGGAGTGACAACTCAACTTGCTATTCTGGAAGCGAAACCAGAGTTGGCAATTACCCATGCTCCGGGACATATGTTTGTTAGCGATCTTAAGGATGATTGTTTAGGTTTTTAA